A genomic stretch from Terriglobus sp. RCC_193 includes:
- a CDS encoding MFS transporter — MASAKAFLRSGHPPTLFAAFLYFDFSFAVWVLNGAMGPFITEQFHLSPAQTGLMVSIPTMAGALMRFPLGVLSQYIGRKSAAIIEMVIIIAALMYGFFFVHTFSNVLAMGVLLGTAGASFGVALSLGSGWFPKEYKGLAMGIAGAGNSGTALAAFFAPRLAKAYGWSDVYGVAALFMLLPLLTMIFFAKEPPDKEHQTLRQHLKCLVEADGWYFNLIYIITFGGFLGLATFLPSLYVAQFHIAKTQAGTLTMMATLLGSGTRVLGGWLSDKIGGITTLSVVFLVAIAGIFGLTTSPSLAVTTFLFMVCFAALGAGNGATFQLVPLRWPLTTAIAGGMIGEIGALGGSILPNALGISKQKTGSFSAGFVAYAIFAVLVLVVMRLVARRWTKSWVGAGGRAIASEAVDSEIIGVTNSAIAV, encoded by the coding sequence ATGGCAAGCGCAAAAGCGTTCTTACGTTCCGGACATCCACCCACACTCTTCGCCGCCTTCCTGTATTTCGACTTCAGTTTTGCTGTATGGGTACTGAACGGAGCCATGGGCCCATTCATTACTGAACAGTTTCATCTTTCACCAGCTCAGACAGGGCTGATGGTATCGATACCCACCATGGCTGGTGCGCTGATGCGCTTTCCACTGGGAGTTCTTAGTCAATACATCGGACGTAAGAGCGCGGCAATTATTGAGATGGTCATAATTATTGCCGCTTTGATGTATGGTTTTTTCTTTGTCCACACATTTTCAAATGTTCTTGCCATGGGTGTGTTGCTGGGAACTGCAGGCGCCAGCTTTGGCGTCGCTCTCTCTCTTGGCTCCGGTTGGTTTCCAAAGGAATACAAAGGCCTTGCGATGGGCATTGCCGGAGCAGGGAACAGCGGAACAGCTCTTGCCGCGTTCTTTGCACCGCGTCTTGCCAAGGCCTACGGATGGTCAGATGTTTATGGCGTTGCAGCACTATTCATGCTGTTGCCACTTTTGACTATGATCTTCTTTGCGAAGGAACCACCAGACAAAGAGCATCAGACACTGCGGCAGCATCTGAAATGCCTGGTGGAAGCTGATGGATGGTACTTCAACCTTATTTACATCATTACCTTCGGCGGCTTTCTGGGGCTCGCGACGTTCCTGCCCTCTCTGTATGTAGCGCAGTTCCACATTGCAAAGACCCAGGCCGGTACGCTGACCATGATGGCGACACTGCTGGGAAGTGGAACGCGTGTATTGGGCGGATGGCTCTCAGATAAGATCGGTGGGATCACGACTCTATCGGTTGTATTTCTCGTAGCCATTGCAGGCATCTTCGGTCTTACGACATCACCCTCGCTTGCTGTAACAACCTTTCTCTTTATGGTGTGTTTCGCGGCACTGGGTGCTGGTAATGGAGCAACATTTCAGCTTGTCCCATTGCGTTGGCCGCTAACCACAGCAATTGCAGGTGGCATGATCGGCGAGATCGGAGCTCTTGGCGGAAGCATTCTTCCGAATGCTCTTGGAATCTCGAAACAGAAGACCGGATCCTTTTCCGCGGGCTTCGTGGCTTATGCGATTTTTGCCGTTCTGGTACTAGTCGTCATGAGACTTGTTGCTCGCCGATGGACGAAGAGCTGGGTCGGAGCAGGGGGGAGAGCGATTGCTTCCGAGGCTGTTGACTCCGAAATTATTGGAGTAACGAATTCGGCTATCGCTGTCTAA